The segment AAAACTAATCCTGTAACCCTGAATTTGTTCAGCAACATTCATGGTCAAGGCCCCTGGTGATAGCAGGAAACCCATTGTGTGAATTgtactttgtgtttttcatgCTAGGAAGGATTTGCTTGATGGCATATTACAATATTTCCATGGGTATAGGCCTTGCTATGAGAGACTACCTTTTTGGTGGACTTTCAAAAGCAGAGCATCAAGTTATCTTCAGCTTTCTTGAGTCTTCAGTGAATATTTATtcaatgtaaattgttgttgCTTATCAATAAACTGTTTGCTTTGTATTTGGTATATGCATTTCTGCTTTTTATTGGGAATGGCAATTAAGCAGAACAATACTCTACAGGGGTAAACAAAAAattagaataaacattaaaaaggtGCTTTGAAGCACCCAAGGTGGTTCCAGGCCATTTAAATAAAAGGGTTCCTCATGAAGCCTTGAGGGTTCTTCAGAGAGCCGGCCCTAGGCTTCATCCAAATACCCCCACCtgcggtctttgcacttgactactttcatgatgTATTTCCTGTTTTGGGCCCTAGTGTTCTAGTGTGCATGAAGATCCGAAGTAGGCATTAagtatttctaacccgatgggacacaattagcaagtgcaaacatataacgttaattaatgtggtgtttctaattatgagataaaactgttttacaaaatatataactggagttttcaccaataaaatatgtaacactaCGTTTTACtaaaaaattatatgtaataatatagtccagtaagatttatttttatagccctttatttgtattgtatcaaaaaacaagaacaaaagaaaaacacatgttagccaaAAGTCTCATGATTCATATCCATAACATGACGGGATACGCTTAGCTTAAATACTGCTCAGAAGCGGTATTCAAACTTCTGTTGGTTGAGTGTGCGTTAAGCACAATGCCTTTGTCAATTTTAAGACATAAGATAGACTTGCTCTCTTCCTTCCTGTCGCATGCAcgctctcaagtggccaagaccCCCAGTGGGGGTATTTTTGGATGCAGCCTTTGTAAAATAGTGGCTGGAGTTTCCCATAAGGGTTCTGACGAATGGCAATGTGAAGAACCACAAATGGTCCGTTAAAGAACCAGAGTCACGCAAAAAATCACGTCAAATATTTAAACCCCAGCAAAATTACATACATTATTCCTAGACCAATTTAAATTTTACTACCTGTTCAGTGATATATTAAACATACTTAAACATTTGCcagatgacagaagtttcaatACTGTTTCATAGGgccatacagtatataataaatTGCTATGTTTATTTATGAGATTATATAAGGTGTTATgagatttattataaaatatattataaggCATTATTTCTACATTATAATTCATTAAGCATGCATTtgtaatgcattaaaaacatatagCAAGTGAAATCAGATGAATTACTATTGTCCAAGTACAgagcatatatttaaaagaattcggatgaaattattaaaaaactaaaatcaatgAGTATACACAATTTAGTTGAatataacccagcatttttatgaatttactaATTTTTAATAGACTTGTATGAAGATGTTCAGAACCTTAtctcagtttttatttattaattaccAACAGTCACTTGTGTCCTTATAGAGTACACCTTTGTTCTTTCAAACTAtgcatgaaaatgtattcaaaaaatgaattttcaaCCAAAGTGAAAATGAATAACAACCGAtgtgtacttttttattatatttctgtAACTATATGGTACAGAGAAAAATTACTGCCCAAAATATTGGGGGAGGTCTATATTTCTAATATTCTGTACAAAGACCAACTATTGAATGATGCAATTAGTATGTCAAGACAAATGTATTGTAGCATCTAGCAATTTCTAAGAATCATTAATTTGCTTATTTTTTGCTGACTCTACTTGGATGATTTTGACATCGAAGGGAATAAAGAAATCCACCAGGGCTTTGGCATCATTCGGGTCCAGAGAGTATTCCTGTGCCATCTTCTCTGTAGTCCATATTTTAGGCATTTGTTTGTGATTGTTCAGAACAGTTAAAGCTTCAACTAGAGTCAGCTTGCCTTTTGGAACATCAGTGACATCACAGATACCATAAGGGTCACCAGGTAGACTGAACTTCAGCAGCCTGCGGTCCGTCTCCTGCTCTGCCTTATTAACTTTGGAAACTTCTTCAtcctaaaaagtataaaaacagtCAGTTTTTATTATTGGGACAGGCAGCGGTGCTGTGCCAGCTGCAAACACTGTGGTTGTAAAAGCGCAAAGGGTGCGCTCCGTTCACCCATTCAGTATGAAAGAGGcaagaaaacataaacaatttaAACGTTTGCGAAGAGGTGTCACACAGAAAGATATAATCAACATGactttattccattccattttctaccgcttatccaaactacctcggctCACGgtgagcctgcgcctatctcaggagtcatcgggcatcaaggcaggatacaccctggatggagtgccaacccatcgcagggcacacacactcactcattcagtcacgcactcacaccctacggacaattttttccagagatgccaatcaacctaccatgcatgtctttggaccaggggaggaaaccggagtacccggaggaaacccccgaggcacggggagaacatgcaaactcacACGACTTTATTGTTATAGTAAATTCTTGCGCAatatagttttgatttcatACATTTATCTATTAAGCAAATAAATGCGGTGTTATGTCACACCCCTACAGATCAGGAGAAGTGACAAGACACTTACACCACTAGACAATTTAGACTGGATGAGACAAGGGACTGTGTTCAAAAGAATGTGAAAAGATTTTTTAACGATTTTTAAGAAATCCTCAATgacgaaataaataaataatagtcacagaatgcaataaaaaaaatctgcattttgaaatcagcttgttatgaatgtaaattttcatctattttaataaattataatatgatttaaaaatatccggatatctttaatattgtttcttgggctgtgtaaaaaaatattcattctcCGATTCTAATCCACTCTCAATTAATGATATTGATCCTTTATGTGCATGCTTTTTAGGACATGAATATTATCTGTAATTCCCTTCTCGTCCTGAAGATGTCGCTGTTTTCAATTTACTTCAAAAAACAGGATAATTTGAAAGGTCAGGATAAAGTGCTATAATTTTTGAAAACTAGCCAatcctgcactatgaatgtttacatgttgtgttcaataaaaacatgaaaacgtataatgtttgtgcggtattagtttaagcagactgtgtttctctattgttgtgacttagatgaagatcagaacacattttatgaccaatttatgaagaaatccaagtaagcccaaagggttcacatactttttctttcaactgtaagtACATTTGCGTTAgcttattgttattgttaaatgTTCAGTAATATAGCTAATTTGGAGGGTTTCATCTTTAAATATGAATTCTGTGTCTGCATAAGATATTTTGTGTAAGTTTTATGCTCAGTTTCGCAATGAATTACagttaaatgccgccacatccAAAAGCCAAAGTAGAACTCCACAAAGAAACTCCAAAAAAGCGCTGCAGGCCAACAGAAAAAGTATGATTTACACACGTAGGCCAATTTTCTCCATTCCAAGAATGCAAAGAACGGACTTGTGTCCTTGTTAGATCGGACTAGGCAAGTTCAGACTTGGGAGTTTGAACTCGCAAAGACGGTCCGGTTATATTAGAAATGGAACAGCCTTTGCTGATGCGTAATTCCGTCAAATACATGCAATCCTATTACACTTAAAAGcccatttatttgaatgtagcTTTaggtttaaattaagttaaattaaataatatgagaaaacacaacagtgcttcctgttgttttttatttcaaaaatataaaataatggcAACATGACTGCTCTGATTTTGtttagaataaaattaaatatgatgCAAAACAGAGTGCTTTATTATATAGTGTAAGAAGTTTGTACAATAGGGAATATAACAAGCAAATAATTTAGTCCAAATAAGTTACTCCAATAGGAATGGCACctgaaaacaactttaaataaaaaattgaaaagtgAAACTTTTGCCATCAGTCAAAACGATTTGCCCAGTGGCAAAAAAGAGATTTATAAGACTAAAGATTGCCTGTTAGATATACCAAAATGAATTAAATCTCATGTTTAACCGATACAAAGACACCAGAGCCAGCCATGAGATTCAAAAATGCTTGCAGAGGTGAGGCTGTACCGGGCggtaataaagtatatttataatgatgatgtttgactaGTGTTGcgttttcaaatgcatgttataAAACAATTCAATCTTGTtatgattttagatcgagcagtacttcctactgatcaaataATCATAGTTCATGgcagagctgtgcataaaaccaAGAATCAAAGTCTTTCAGATACAGAAAAGATTCTAGACAGGTATAATTAGTGTGGATTGCGATATATCACCCCCAGCCCTAGTCTGCATatctaacattttttttatgaaatattgataACTAatcaatattaaatcaaattcatATAATAAGAATCAgatcaaaatgataaataacCATCACGTTTTAATCTTGCGAGATTTTGTAGCATGATATCTTGTTATAGCCCTACTGATCTGTATGCTCTGCATAAACATTCAATGTTGTCCAGTCATTAGGTTAATCGTTTTAGTTTAGGTTTTGAATTCTTATATTGTACAGTGTCATtgtctgtattgttttttttggcaTAATGGCATAATTATTATTGTGTCATTGTATTGTTTGCACAATGTTCTGTTTGCATGCATGGTTCAATAAACAGAATCATGCTGTACAACTGTaatcatatttgtattattttatatcttaATCGATACAACACTACAGTGTACAGTTGTGGctgaatgtataaatgtgcactGCTGGAAGGCTGAAACCCAGCAACAAATCAGAGTCAAATTCcccctttttttttacaatacttGATATGTTTGCATTTGcacaataatcatttaaaaggtGTTTTTGCTCCATTCATAAGCATGAGTTGGATAGAAAATGTGAAAGTGAAAATGTAgtgtatacttttttaaataaaattggtgAATGCTGCTTGAGGTGACAAGAGATTGGTTGTGCTATCAACCTTTGTTGTGATTGTCTTCAAAATGTTTAGTATCTGCTTTTTAACTGTACCACCATCCCTATATTACGGCTTGTTTTGGGGGACAAATGTATCTATGTCTCCATCCATATCTTTATGGGGATCTTAGCTTCTAACCTGAGGATCTTTAGACTCCACATAAACATCCTTCAACATGGACAGCAGTGGATCATTCCTCTGGTTAATCTCTTCTGGCATGCAACCTGCTGacacataaacaaaatgttcagGTTAACATTGTGTAGAAACATGGTTATTAACACAGCCATATGTTTTAGCATGCTTTAACACTGTGTGTCACCTGCAGTATTATGCTGGGGAAGACTGTGTGATGTTGGATGTCTTGGTGCTGCTCGAGGTTTTAATTTACTCATTTCTCTGTGAACGCGATTCTCTAAATTAAAGTTCGTAATCACTCGTGTTATTCTTGCACCCATGGTTGACATACATTACGCACGCAGAGGACGCGCAACATCTTCTTTAAGGTTTTTTTGTTGTGGTTGGTGAACCAGCTCATTGCGCAATACCGCCACCGAATGGACGGGAATGTGAAGCGCATACAAAAGGATAAAAGCACAAATGAAGTCAAGTACGTAGGGCCATAACGTTACATCATTGCAGAAAAATAATTCTTATCTATCCAACAGTATATTTGAGTAGATTTAAACGTAAATTACGCTGTAGATTGTTAAAAGgtgaaaatgtacacaattatttaattattctcTCCCAAGCACATAGTAATGAACCCCTGTTGTGGTTGTACCTGTTTTCTTAGATTAATATAAGTGCCAGGCAAGAAGGATGCTTACAACCCTTTTATATTTGtgctgtttttatctttttcttatCTTTAGTGGTGTTTGTACAGCATTATTGTTCTCTTGCAGTGGTGCTTGCAAGAAGGAGAGCTATGACTTTTCTAAACAAGCAGACTTAAAAGTTTGCACAACATAACAAACATAACACGCCAAATTGGATAGTGATTTGACAGCGGTGCCAGCCACAGCTGATTTTTACCCGTAGTCATCATGGTTTACGAAGGGAAAAAAACGCCTTCCGCTCCACGCACGTCCTCCAGCAGATGTGACGTCTCGTTAGTCTAGTTACTTTCTTCCTGCGCAGCTGGAAGTTATAGGCTACACACATctattgaagaaaaaaaaaactcgaaaACTCCATGGATGCTACTCAGGAAGCAAGCAATCGATGATTTCTGCTTGTTTTTGCAAGGCGAAGACGCAAGCGGACTTAAAAGGTAAAAGGGACTGACAGAACTGCCTCTGCTAgatatattttaagtgttttaagcTTTTCGGAGAGTACCTAAGGAAATATTGTTACCCATGTCAAACCACAAATAATTAGCCCATGTATCTATTATAATATTCTACTTTCGTTCTTACAAAAATTGTACAGGAATCCCGAAGCTTAATGCTGTTAATTTTCCTGTGCGAATCCTAGGGGATTTATGCAGGAATGTACCTTGTCCTGTAAGTTTTTCGTGCTGTCTAAAAGGATTCCTGCACATGAAATCCTTTAAGATTCCTGTAGTGGATTTTTGTTAGGGTGTTTTAAGTCTAGTGTTAatttgaaaatacttttttaattttggcTTTAGTTGTGTTTTAGCTTGAAATCaaccatttaaatgtttgttttccttccttttaatgtcattttttatagttAAGATGTTGAAGGATATAAAAGGTTTATAAGATAaggaaaaaggttttaaaatatcatcaaCAACGAAAGCCTCcacatttttccaaaattaTAAAACCCTTTTGGAAAAAGGattttgaagatattttctCAGCCACTTAATTTTAAAGTTACTGTTTAGAGAGCTAAAGTCAATACAATTCAGAACACCTTTGTCATATCAATTCAGTATTACTGGTTTCTTAATGtattaaatttagtttttccacaaaaaaattTCAACATGCTGTCAATTAgtttacatgtgtgtttgtcaaCAGAAATAGATCAAGCAGCATATGATAATCGAGAAATTCCTTCTGCTTTAGTGAGCAGAACTCTGCCTTTGAGTGATTAATCTCTTTGAAACCAGTGATTCAATACCATGTGGTTTTTTAATTTACAGCTGGAATGCAGAGGTTGAAGGGGTCATGGGCCACTGTGGTGCACTGTTAGACCTTTCCAGGCATTTCTACAGTCAAatactggcaacactgttgcgagctacttactgtaatgtatattccacagtaagtagctggcaacagtgttgccagcattttactgtaactgagactttacggtgactaactggcaacagtgttgccagcattttactgtaactgagactttacggtgactaactggcaacagtgttgccagcattttactgtaaatcaagatTAACAGCAAATAACTGGCAAGAGTAGTGatagttatttactgtaatgcatCACAATCACAGTAGACTACTACATATGcattctgtgtatttaatattgtaGTCATTCTGCTCCATCAAAAATgctgcaattttatttaatggtattatcttctaaaaagacaaagaaattcaagagGTTTCAACAAACGTAATTTATTACTTAagcaaaacatgcatacaaaacacaagaaaatccaTAATTACATAcgacaattaaacaaatcacataattcaacaaaactgaatatttttctgaaataaaaaaatccacttCTAGTGTATAGCTAagtataaataagtataaataaaataaaaggaaaatataga is part of the Triplophysa dalaica isolate WHDGS20190420 chromosome 13, ASM1584641v1, whole genome shotgun sequence genome and harbors:
- the ndufaf4 gene encoding NADH dehydrogenase [ubiquinone] 1 alpha subcomplex assembly factor 4 isoform X2, which codes for MSTMGARITRVITNFNLENRVHREMSKLKPRAAPRHPTSHSLPQHNTAGCMPEEINQRNDPLLSMLKDVYVESKDPQDEEVSKVNKAEQETDRRLLKFSLPGDPYGICDVTDVPKGKLTLVEALTVLNNHKQMPKIWTTEKMAQEYSLDPNDAKALVDFFIPFDVKIIQVESAKNKQINDS
- the ndufaf4 gene encoding NADH dehydrogenase [ubiquinone] 1 alpha subcomplex assembly factor 4 isoform X1; amino-acid sequence: MSTMGARITRVITNFNLENRVHREMSKLKPRAAPRHPTSHSLPQHNTAAGCMPEEINQRNDPLLSMLKDVYVESKDPQDEEVSKVNKAEQETDRRLLKFSLPGDPYGICDVTDVPKGKLTLVEALTVLNNHKQMPKIWTTEKMAQEYSLDPNDAKALVDFFIPFDVKIIQVESAKNKQINDS